The Sulfitobacter donghicola DSW-25 = KCTC 12864 = JCM 14565 genome has a segment encoding these proteins:
- a CDS encoding calcium-binding protein: protein MAIITEGIDAAINAGASGNYGLLEGDTFNGNLGGSDTEDGINLSGLTIGQTYKVSVTVDDIAGFNALTLINHTNFHSITHHVTDGISHEVDGGAGWIRDFVTASTISIDGNTLSFEFTPLQHTSLAFQIQSNAAAEAYSVSFAPAIIENIIDGTAGNDKTNGEDGVDIMSGLAGNDQLDGKAGDDVLDGGDGKDKLTGGLGDDTAIGGDGNDLLEGGSGNDLLQGGSRNDRLHGGDDDDILEGGNGNDKLYGDAGDDALTGGFGKDVMSGGAGADTFHFESRSHRDTITDFENGADMLDFSAHASINSIADLSIAQNGSNTVISYGGPDSVTLLNTDMALIEETDFIF from the coding sequence ATGGCAATTATTACAGAAGGTATCGATGCGGCGATCAACGCTGGCGCATCCGGCAACTACGGCTTGCTTGAAGGTGACACTTTCAACGGCAACCTGGGCGGAAGCGACACCGAAGACGGGATCAACCTGTCGGGGCTAACCATTGGCCAAACCTACAAGGTTTCCGTCACAGTCGATGACATCGCAGGGTTCAACGCACTGACGCTGATCAACCACACAAACTTTCACTCTATTACCCATCACGTAACGGATGGCATTTCACATGAAGTAGATGGCGGGGCCGGCTGGATCCGTGATTTCGTAACCGCTTCCACTATCAGCATCGACGGCAACACGCTTTCATTTGAATTCACGCCACTACAGCACACCAGCCTCGCGTTTCAGATTCAAAGCAATGCAGCCGCCGAGGCATATTCCGTATCGTTCGCGCCCGCGATCATTGAAAACATCATCGATGGTACAGCAGGCAACGATAAAACCAACGGCGAAGATGGCGTTGACATCATGTCTGGCCTCGCGGGCAACGACCAATTGGATGGCAAAGCCGGCGACGATGTTTTGGATGGTGGTGACGGTAAGGACAAGCTGACTGGCGGCCTTGGCGATGACACTGCTATCGGTGGAGACGGCAACGACCTTCTTGAAGGTGGCAGCGGCAATGACCTACTTCAAGGTGGGAGCCGAAACGACCGCCTTCATGGTGGTGATGATGACGACATCCTAGAAGGCGGTAACGGCAACGACAAACTTTATGGCGATGCTGGCGATGACGCTTTGACTGGCGGCTTTGGCAAAGACGTCATGTCAGGCGGGGCAGGTGCTGATACGTTCCACTTTGAATCCCGCAGCCACCGCGACACGATCACCGATTTCGAAAACGGCGCCGATATGCTGGATTTCTCGGCTCATGCAAGCATCAATAGCATTGCAGACCTATCCATTGCCCAGAACGGCAGCAACACCGTTATTAGTTATGGTGGCCCAGACAGCGTAACGTTGTTGAATACAGATATGGCATTGATCGAAGAAACTGACTTTATCTTCTGA